A region from the Mycolicibacterium phlei genome encodes:
- a CDS encoding DsbA family protein: protein MRRCRAVVVTMLVALVAVVGCTKQIDGTALRDPVPAPLGVSRDGYGVVAGFDSAPYHIEIFTEPQCNHCADLQADFGDQLRYYIDTGALQVTYRPLTFLDDRPGGHSARVANALFLAAESGASGAPFQRFVQQLWAHQEPGGPGPSDDEMAEMARAAGMPGEAADRIASGGPAVDVADMDTVNFGYLYEIDNLTTGTPTVYDLVADKRLDIYDDDWLVRLMQS, encoded by the coding sequence GTGCGCAGATGTCGGGCGGTGGTGGTGACGATGCTGGTCGCACTGGTCGCCGTGGTCGGCTGCACCAAGCAGATCGACGGCACCGCACTGCGGGATCCCGTACCGGCGCCGCTGGGTGTCAGCCGCGACGGCTACGGCGTGGTCGCCGGCTTCGACAGCGCGCCGTACCACATCGAGATCTTCACCGAACCCCAGTGCAACCACTGCGCCGATCTGCAGGCCGACTTCGGCGACCAGTTGCGCTACTACATCGACACGGGGGCGCTTCAGGTCACCTACCGGCCGCTGACCTTCCTCGACGACAGACCCGGCGGGCACTCGGCGCGGGTGGCCAACGCGCTGTTCCTGGCCGCCGAGTCCGGGGCATCCGGCGCGCCGTTCCAGCGGTTCGTCCAGCAGTTGTGGGCCCACCAGGAACCCGGCGGGCCCGGCCCCAGCGACGACGAGATGGCCGAGATGGCCCGCGCGGCGGGCATGCCCGGGGAGGCCGCGGACCGGATCGCCTCAGGTGGTCCGGCGGTCGACGTCGCCGATATGGACACGGTGAACTTCGGCTACCTCTACGAGATCGACAACCTCACCACCGGAACACCCACCGTCTACGACCTGGTCGCCGACAAGCGCCTCGACATCTACGACGACGACTGGCTTGTCAGGCTGATGCAGTCCTGA
- a CDS encoding TetR/AcrR family transcriptional regulator encodes MPDEDRDGWRTQRETAARNESKVLEATRELLRSPDATDVDMRVIAQRAGVGVGTLYRRFGDKAGLLAAVIGRDENRLQQAVLNGQPPLGPGAPPADRLTAFLDALVNLTDRNLGVLLVTDLTPPGRLKIGAYQGWRLYLVTLLRELRPDLDAKDAGWHADLLLATVDPQLFAYQRRELGMSRDRIARNARALATAITRR; translated from the coding sequence GTGCCGGACGAGGACCGCGACGGGTGGCGGACGCAACGCGAAACCGCCGCCCGCAACGAGTCGAAAGTGCTCGAGGCGACCCGCGAACTGCTCCGCTCCCCCGACGCGACGGACGTCGACATGCGGGTCATCGCGCAGCGCGCGGGCGTCGGCGTCGGAACCCTCTACCGCCGCTTCGGCGACAAGGCCGGCCTGCTGGCCGCCGTGATCGGGCGCGACGAGAACCGGCTGCAGCAGGCCGTGCTCAACGGGCAGCCGCCGCTCGGGCCGGGCGCCCCGCCCGCCGACCGGTTGACCGCGTTTCTCGACGCGCTGGTGAACCTGACCGACCGCAACCTCGGCGTGCTGCTCGTCACCGATCTGACGCCGCCCGGCCGCCTGAAGATCGGTGCCTACCAGGGCTGGCGACTGTACCTGGTCACCCTGCTGCGTGAGCTGCGACCCGACCTCGACGCCAAGGACGCCGGATGGCACGCCGATCTGCTGCTGGCCACCGTCGATCCGCAGCTGTTCGCCTACCAGCGCCGCGAACTGGGGATGAGCAGAGACCGCATCGCCCGCAACGCCAGGGCCCTGGCGACCGCGATCACGCGACGGTGA
- a CDS encoding glycosyltransferase family 4 protein, which produces MRVAIVAESFLPNVNGVTNSVLRVLEHLRRTGHEALVIAPDTPRGHPAADRLHDGVRVHRVPSNMVPGITSLPVGLPRPRIVNVLRGFSPDVVHLASPALLGYGGLLAARRLGVPTVAVYQTDVAGFAQSYGLGFAARGAWAWTRHLHRRADRTLAPSTAAIEDLVGHGVPRVYRWGRGVDVTGFAPSNRDDALRRRWSPQGRPIVGFVGRLAPEKHVERLAVLGRRADLQLVVVGDGVERARLERLLPTAVFTGALHGAQLAAGYASMDVFVHPGEHETFCQAVQEAMASGLPVVAPDAGGPRDLVTPARTGLLLPVAEFERGLSGAVDHLLAYRRRYAVAARRSVLTRTWPALCDELLGHYEAVLATGHRGVGGRLTVA; this is translated from the coding sequence ATGCGCGTAGCGATCGTCGCGGAATCGTTCCTGCCGAACGTCAACGGCGTCACCAACTCGGTGCTGCGGGTGCTCGAGCACCTGCGCCGCACCGGCCACGAGGCTCTGGTCATCGCCCCCGACACCCCGCGCGGCCACCCGGCGGCCGACCGGTTGCACGACGGTGTGCGTGTGCACCGGGTCCCGTCGAACATGGTCCCGGGGATCACCTCGCTGCCGGTGGGTCTGCCCCGGCCGCGAATCGTCAACGTACTGCGGGGTTTCAGTCCCGACGTGGTGCATCTGGCCTCGCCTGCGCTGCTCGGTTACGGCGGGTTGCTGGCCGCGCGGCGGCTCGGTGTGCCGACGGTCGCGGTGTACCAGACCGACGTGGCGGGATTCGCGCAGAGCTACGGCCTCGGGTTCGCCGCCCGCGGCGCGTGGGCGTGGACGCGGCACCTGCACCGCCGCGCCGACCGCACCCTCGCCCCGTCCACCGCCGCGATCGAGGACCTTGTCGGACACGGTGTTCCGCGCGTCTACCGGTGGGGCCGCGGCGTGGACGTCACCGGGTTCGCGCCGTCGAACCGCGACGACGCGCTGCGCCGCCGGTGGTCGCCGCAGGGCAGGCCGATCGTCGGGTTCGTCGGCCGCCTGGCCCCGGAGAAACACGTCGAACGGCTGGCGGTGCTGGGCAGGCGCGCGGATCTGCAGCTGGTGGTGGTCGGCGACGGCGTCGAGCGCGCCCGGCTCGAAAGACTATTGCCGACAGCTGTTTTCACCGGAGCCCTGCACGGAGCGCAGCTGGCCGCCGGCTACGCCAGCATGGACGTGTTCGTGCATCCGGGCGAACACGAGACGTTCTGTCAGGCCGTGCAGGAGGCGATGGCGTCCGGCCTGCCCGTTGTCGCGCCCGACGCCGGTGGGCCGCGTGATCTGGTCACCCCCGCGCGGACGGGCCTGCTGCTGCCCGTCGCCGAGTTCGAGCGCGGGCTGTCCGGCGCCGTCGACCACCTGCTCGCGTACCGCCGCCGCTACGCCGTCGCCGCCCGCCGCAGCGTGCTGACCCGCACCTGGCCCGCGCTGTGCGACGAGCTGCTCGGCCACTATGAGGCGGTGCTCGCCACCGGTCACCGAGGGGTCGGCGGGCGGCTCACCGTCGCGTGA
- a CDS encoding DUF3592 domain-containing protein yields the protein MFADPNETRRDRIFRRIRMGIVIIACLVTLQSVLMVLGAWRNDRQIERHMGVAAAEVLSAGPRRSTIEFVTPDRITYRPELGVLYPSELETGMRIYVEYDINNPDLVRVQDRNASLAIIPAGSIAVVGWLVAAALLGLVTLIERAIARRDTVRTASA from the coding sequence TCTTCCGCCGTATCCGGATGGGCATCGTCATCATCGCCTGCCTGGTGACGCTGCAGTCGGTGCTGATGGTGCTGGGCGCGTGGCGCAACGACCGCCAGATCGAGCGGCACATGGGGGTGGCCGCCGCCGAGGTGCTGTCGGCCGGACCGCGCCGCTCGACCATCGAGTTCGTCACCCCCGACCGGATCACCTACCGCCCGGAGCTGGGGGTGCTGTATCCCTCCGAGCTCGAGACCGGGATGAGGATCTACGTCGAATACGACATCAACAACCCGGATCTCGTTCGCGTGCAAGACCGTAACGCGTCGCTGGCGATCATCCCGGCCGGTTCGATCGCGGTGGTCGGCTGGTTGGTCGCGGCCGCCCTGCTCGGCCTGGTCACGCTGATCGAGCGGGCCATCGCCCGGCGCGACACCGTCAGGACTGCATCAGCCTGA